A window of Melospiza melodia melodia isolate bMelMel2 chromosome Z, bMelMel2.pri, whole genome shotgun sequence contains these coding sequences:
- the SLC25A46 gene encoding mitochondrial outer membrane protein SLC25A46, producing MHPRRPDGFDGLGYRGIGRDELGPGSRPFSSGSELGSWVTSPPDIPGSRNLHWGEKTPPYGAGTPLGGVGSNEEVNLGVAGPGAEQLNRFAGFGIGLASLFTENVLAHPCIVLRRQCQVNYHARNYHLTPFSIVNIMYCINKTQGPRALWKGMGSTFIVQGITLGTEGIISEFTPLPRELSHKWNLKQIGGHLLLKGLTHVIAMPFYSASLIETVQSEIIRDNPGILDCVKEGIGRVVGLGVPHSKRLLPLMVLTFPTALHGVLHYVISSIVQKLVLFVLKRDNSHNLPTESSTSVQSMLDAYFPELIASFAASLCADVMLYPLETVLHRLHIQGTRTIIDNTDLGYEVLPINTQYEGMKDCINTIKREEGVQGFYKGFGAVIVQYTLHVAVLQLTKIIYSTLLQNVS from the exons ATGCACCCGCGGCGCCCCGACGGCTTCGACGGCCTTGGCTACCGCGGGATCGGCCGCGACGAACTAGGCCCCGGCTCCAGGCCCTTCAGCAGCGGCTCGGAGCTGGGCTCCTGGGTGACCAGCCCGCCCGACATCCCCGGCAGCCGCAACCTGCACTGGGGCGAGAAGACGCCGCCGTATGGGGCCGGGACCCCTCTGGGCGGCGTCGGCTCCAACGAGGAGGTCAACCTCGGGGTGGCCGGCCCCGGCGCCG agcagttgAACAGATTTGCTGGCTTTGGTATTGGCCTTGCAAG CCTATTTACAGAAAATGTGTTGGCACATCCTTGCATTGTTCTACGCCGTCAGTGTCAG GTTAACTATCATGCACGGAATTATCATCTCACACCATTTAGTATTGTCAATATCATGTACTGCATCAATAAGACACAG GGTCCAAGAGCTCTTTGGAAAGGAATGGGCAGCACTTTCATTGTTCAGGGCATAACCCTGGGAACAGAAGGCATCATCAGTGAATTTACACCTTTGCCAAG AGAGCTTTCACATAAATGGAATCTCAAGCAGATAGGTGGACACCTTTTACTCAAAGG GTTAACACATGTGATAGCAATGCCTTTTTATTCTGCGAGCCTGATTGAAACTGTACAG AGTGAAATCATTCGAGACAACCCTGGCATCCTGGACTGCGTGAAAGAAGGAATTGGGAGAGTTGTAGGCTTGGGAGTACCCCATAGCAAACGTCTCCTTCCTCTGATGGTCCTCACTTTTCCCACTGCTCTGCACGGAGTTCTTCACTACGTCATCAGTTCCATCGTCCAGAAGCTTGTCTTGTTTGTTTTGAAAAGGGATAATTCCCACAACCTGCCAACTGAGAGCTCCACTTCTGTGCAGAGCATGCTGGATGCGTATTTTCCAGAACTTATTGCTAGCTTTGCTGCTAGCCTTTGTGCTGATGTCATGCTTTACCCACTGGAAACAGTTTTGCACCGCCTTCACATTCAAGGGACACGCACAATAATTGACAATACAGACCTTGGCTATGAAGTGCTTCCAATCAATACTCAGTATGAGGGAATGAAAGACTGCATAAATACTATAAAACGGGAAGAAGGAGTGCAAGGTTTTTATAAAGGATTTGGAGCTGTTATAGTACAGTATACCTTGCATGTGGCAGTTTTACAGcttaccaaaattatttactcaaCACTGCTTCAAAATGTTTCTTAA